From the genome of Carnobacterium viridans:
ATTGTTTTCAAGTGCCGAAAAAATTGAACTGGTTATGCCTTTTACAAAGGATGAACTAAAACAGCTTTTAAGTACTTTGATGAAGGAAAATGGAATTAGTACGGGTAATATATATATGCAAGTAACTAGAGGAATTGGAATTCCAAGAAATCACACTTATACTGATCCAGAATTAGTGCCGCCAGTATTTACAGCTACAACTACAATTGTTCCGCGAGATCAAGAAAAAATGGATCAAGGGATGTCCGCTTTTATCGTGCCTGATATGCGATGGTTGAGATGCGACATTAAATCAATCAGTTTACTGGGAAATATAATGGCTAAGCACGAAGCCCATAAAAAAGGTGGAGATGAAGCTATTTTGCACCGTGATGGTATCGTTACAGAATGTTCTTCTTCAAATGTATGGATGATTAAAGATGATACTATCTATACGCATCCGGATGGTAATCTTGTTCTGCCTGGAATTACTAAAATAATGTTGTTAAAAGTTGCTCGAGAAGCAGGAATGTTAGTTAAAGAAGAAGCCTTTACTATAGAAGATTTGAAAAAAGCAGATGAAGTATTTGCTTCAAGTACAACGATGGAAGCTATGCCTATTGTAAGTATAGACGGAAATCCTGTTGGACATGGACAACGTGGAGCAGTTGTTGAAAAACTTCAACAACTATACGTTGATGCTGTTGAAAAAGAGTGTGGACAAATAAGATAGAAATCATAAGAGAATGCCTCTTTGTCAAATGGTGTTGATAAAAGAAATTTTCGTGCCATTAATTTAACTAAGCTATCAACACTAAAAAGTATAGAATCAAGAGAATCAGCCGAACTGTTTTGTTTGGCTGGTTTTCTTTGTAGAAATTTGTAGAAAAATGGCACCAGCTAAAATTGTGTGTTAAAAATTCGAAATAAAAATGGAATGAACGCCCATTTCAGCTTATATCTTCCGTTTCCATAGTAATAAAATAAACGCATTTGTAGAAAAAGAACGTATATATGCTTGACGTAGAAAGAAATTCTATCTAAAATAGGAAATGAACAGAAAGATAGATGTCTTTTGTGATATCTGTCCTTTTTTTGTCTGGCTTTGCGGGTAAACTATAAAATGATTTAGTGCTATTGGTTTAACGGGTTTAAACTTTTTTCGCTTATT
Proteins encoded in this window:
- the dat gene encoding D-amino-acid transaminase codes for the protein MKVIWNDKIVERSEVKIDMEDRGYQFADGIYDVVRAYNGKFFTLNEHVDRLFSSAEKIELVMPFTKDELKQLLSTLMKENGISTGNIYMQVTRGIGIPRNHTYTDPELVPPVFTATTTIVPRDQEKMDQGMSAFIVPDMRWLRCDIKSISLLGNIMAKHEAHKKGGDEAILHRDGIVTECSSSNVWMIKDDTIYTHPDGNLVLPGITKIMLLKVAREAGMLVKEEAFTIEDLKKADEVFASSTTMEAMPIVSIDGNPVGHGQRGAVVEKLQQLYVDAVEKECGQIR